The following are from one region of the Cervus canadensis isolate Bull #8, Minnesota chromosome 21, ASM1932006v1, whole genome shotgun sequence genome:
- the NEUROD4 gene encoding neurogenic differentiation factor 4, translated as MAKAYVKPKEMTELVNTPSWMDKGLAAQNEVKEEERRPAAYGMLGSLTEDHESIEEEEEEEEDGEKPKRRGPKKKKMTKARLERFRARRVKANARERTRMHGLNDALDNLRKVMPCYSKTQKLSKIETLRLARNYIWALSEVLETGQTPEGKGFVEMLCKGLSQPTSNLVAGCLQLGSQSILLEKREEKSVCDSAISVHNFNYQSPGLPSPPYGHMETHLINLKPPIFKSLGESSFGSQPPDCSTPPYEGPLTPPLSISGNFSLKQDGSPDLDKSYTFMPHYPSASLSSGHVHSTPFQAGTPRYDVPIDMSYDSYPHHSIGAQLNTIFTD; from the coding sequence ATGGCAAAAGCTTATGTGAAACCCAAGGAGATGACAGAGTTGGTCAACACACCCTCTTGGATGGACAAAGGTCTGGCCGCTCAGAATGAGGTGAAGGAGGAGGAGCGAAGACCGGCTGCTTATGGAATGCTTGGCAGCTTAACTGAAGATCATGAGAGTattgaggaggaagaagaggaggaagaagatgggGAGAAGCCTAAAAGAAGAggtcccaagaaaaagaagatgacAAAAGCTCGCCTTGAGAGATTCAGGGCTCGAAGGGTCAAGGCTAATGCTAGGGAACGGACCCGGATGCATGGCCTGAACGATGCCCTGGACAATCTGAGGAAGGTCATGCCATGCTACTCTAAGACCCAAAAGCTCTCCAAGATAGAGACTCTTAGACTGGCCAGGAATTATATCTGGGCTTTGTCTGAGGTCCTAGAAACTGGACAGACACCTGAAGGGAAGGGCTTTGTGGAGATGCTCTGTAAAGGGCTCTCTCAGCCGACAAGCAACCTGGTGGCTGGCTGCCTCCAGTTGGGTTCTCAGTCCATCCTCCTGGAAAAGCGTGAGGAGAAATCTGTTTGTGACTCTGCCATCTCTGTCCACAACTTCAACTATCAATCTCCCGGGCTCCCCAGCCCTCCTTATGGCCATATGGAAACACATCTTATTAATCTCAAACCCCCAATATTCAAGAGTTTGGGAGAGTCATCTTTTGGGAGCCAGCCGCCTGACTGCAGCACCCCACCTTATGAGGGCCCACTCACACCACCCCTGAGCATCAGTGGGAACTTCTCCTTGAAGCAAGACGGCTCCCCTGACTTGGATAAATCCTACACTTTCATGCCACACTACCCCTCTGCAAGCCTAAGCTCAGGGCATGTGCATTCAACTCCTTTTCAGGCTGGCACCCCCCGCTATGATGTTCCCATAGATATGTCCTATGATTCTTACCCCCACCATAGCATTGGGGCCCAACTCAATACAATCTTCACTGACTAG
- the LOC122423897 gene encoding 60S ribosomal protein L22-like, with translation MAPVKKLVAKGGKKKKQVLKFTLDCTLPVEDGIMGAANFEQFLQERIKVNGKAGNLGGGVVTIERSKSKITVTSEVPFSKRYLKYLTKKYLKKNNLRDWLRVVANSKESYELRYFQINQDEEEEEDED, from the coding sequence ATGGCGCCCGTGAAAAAGCTTGTGGCGAAGGGGggcaaaaaaaagaagcaagtccTAAAATTCACTCTGGACTGTACCCTCCCTGTAGAAGATGGAATCATGGGTGCCGCCAATTTCGAGCAGTTTCTTCAGGAGAGGATCAAGGTGAATGGAAAAGCTGGCAACCTGGGTGGCGGTGTTGTAACAATCGAAAGAAGCAAGAGCAAGATTACTGTAACTTCCGAGGTGCCCTTTTCCAAAAGGTATTTGAAATATCttactaaaaaatatttgaagaagaatAATCTACGAGACTGGTTACGCGTAGTCGCTAACAGCAAAGAAAGTTACGAATTGCGTTACTTCCAGATTAATCaagatgaagaagaggaggaagatgaggatTAA